One segment of Variovorax sp. V93 DNA contains the following:
- a CDS encoding YeeE/YedE family protein — MTIDWPAFTPWAALAGGALVGAAAAMFVLLNGRIAGISGIVGGLLRPVGGDVAWRLAFVAGLVAAPAAYAVFADWPAPRIDAGYGPLVVAGLLVGVGTRYASGCTSGHGVCGLSRLSPRSMAATALFMAAGFLTVFAMRHLPSL, encoded by the coding sequence ATGACCATCGACTGGCCTGCATTCACGCCCTGGGCCGCACTGGCCGGCGGTGCGCTCGTCGGCGCGGCCGCCGCGATGTTCGTGCTGCTCAATGGCCGCATCGCCGGCATCAGCGGCATCGTCGGCGGCCTGCTGCGGCCGGTCGGCGGCGACGTGGCCTGGCGCCTCGCGTTCGTGGCCGGCCTCGTCGCAGCGCCGGCGGCCTACGCGGTCTTCGCGGACTGGCCCGCGCCCCGCATCGATGCCGGCTACGGGCCGCTCGTCGTGGCCGGCCTCCTGGTCGGCGTGGGCACGCGCTACGCGTCGGGCTGCACGAGCGGCCACGGCGTCTGCGGCCTGTCGCGGCTGTCGCCGCGCTCCATGGCGGCGACCGCGCTCTTCATGGCGGCCGGCTTCCTGACGGTCTTCGCGATGCGCCATCTGCCCAGCCTCTAA
- a CDS encoding helix-turn-helix transcriptional regulator → MRTRAIQPPHPVFDPEILRGAAARAVGMLKVLANEDRMLLLCQLSQGEMCVSELEAQLDIRQPTLSQQLGVLRNEGVVTTRRQGKNVFYAVADPALLEILALLYRIYCPKEK, encoded by the coding sequence ATGCGCACGAGAGCCATCCAGCCCCCCCACCCCGTCTTCGATCCCGAGATCCTGCGCGGCGCCGCTGCCCGCGCGGTCGGCATGCTCAAGGTCCTGGCCAACGAGGACCGCATGCTGCTGCTGTGCCAGCTCTCCCAGGGCGAGATGTGCGTGAGCGAACTCGAGGCGCAGCTCGACATCCGCCAGCCGACGCTGTCCCAGCAGCTCGGCGTGCTGCGCAACGAAGGCGTGGTCACCACGCGCCGCCAGGGCAAGAACGTCTTCTACGCAGTGGCGGACCCGGCGCTGCTGGAGATCCTCGCCCTGCTCTACCGCATCTACTGCCCGAAGGAAAAATGA
- a CDS encoding MBL fold metallo-hydrolase, with amino-acid sequence MNNTSASVQAFFDPQTGTVSYLVWDPATLRAAVIDPVLDYDFKSGHTGTASVDRVLACVAEHGLQVDWILETHAHADHLSAAAYLQGRVGGRVAIGEHIRTVQATFKTLFNLERGFLPDGSQFDHLFRDGESFRIGAIEATALLVPGHTPADMAYLIGGAVFVGDTLFMPDLGSARADFPGGDARQLYASMRRLLELPPETSMYVCHDYPPPSRPAQWQTTVAEQRARNIHVRDGIAEDAFVAMRRARDATLDVPTLILPSIQVNVRAGRLPPADDNGVSYLRIPLNALPVRRTGGT; translated from the coding sequence ATGAACAACACCTCAGCCTCGGTCCAGGCCTTCTTCGATCCCCAGACGGGCACCGTGTCCTACCTCGTGTGGGATCCGGCCACGCTGCGCGCCGCCGTGATCGATCCGGTGCTCGACTACGACTTCAAGTCGGGCCACACCGGCACCGCATCCGTGGACCGGGTGCTGGCCTGCGTGGCCGAGCACGGGCTGCAGGTCGACTGGATCCTGGAGACCCATGCGCATGCCGATCACCTTTCGGCGGCTGCCTATCTTCAAGGGCGGGTCGGCGGGCGCGTTGCCATCGGCGAGCACATCCGCACGGTACAGGCCACCTTCAAGACGCTCTTCAACCTGGAGCGCGGCTTCCTGCCCGACGGCAGCCAGTTCGACCACCTGTTCAGGGACGGCGAGAGCTTCCGCATCGGCGCCATAGAGGCCACCGCCCTCCTGGTGCCCGGCCACACGCCTGCCGACATGGCCTACCTGATCGGCGGGGCGGTGTTCGTCGGCGACACGCTCTTCATGCCGGACCTCGGCAGCGCGCGCGCCGACTTCCCCGGGGGCGATGCGCGCCAGCTGTACGCGTCGATGCGCCGGCTGCTGGAACTGCCGCCCGAGACCTCGATGTATGTCTGCCACGACTACCCGCCGCCATCGCGGCCGGCGCAATGGCAGACCACGGTGGCCGAGCAGCGCGCGCGCAACATCCATGTGCGCGACGGCATCGCCGAGGACGCGTTCGTGGCCATGCGGCGCGCGCGCGACGCCACGCTCGATGTGCCGACGCTCATCCTGCCGTCGATCCAGGTCAACGTGCGCGCGGGCCGGCTGCCGCCGGCCGACGACAACGGCGTGTCCTACCTGCGCATTCCGCTCAACGCGCTGCCGGTTCGCCGCACCGGCGGGACGTGA
- a CDS encoding AMP-binding protein gives MSPRSGTADVALDGGERRLTFAELEAEADRLAERLRAEGTRVLATLMDNSPAWVVADLAAARAQAVHVPLPVFFAPGQIDHAVRAAGVDTVLTPPAFAARWPQGAASGLAVAGQPLSVVRLPVAAAPPMPAGTAKITFTSGTTGAPKGVCLGADAMRRVAEGLVEAMAPLDVRRHLCALPFAVLLENVAGVMAPLLRGATCVTLPLQQLGLDGSSGFDAARFHACTVAQQPHSLILLPQMLRAWSGYLLHSGQRAPDSLKLVAVGGAAVGARLLHDARALGIPAFEGYGLSEGASVQTLNLPGHDRPGTAGRALPHAQLRIAPDGEVEVAGSLFLGYLGDATAPPRWWPTGDLGRIDADGYLHISGRKKHLLITAFGRNVSPEWVETALRGEHAIAQAVVFGDAQPALSAVLWPVRADASDVQLQAAVDAANATLPDYARIRRWARGRASFDAASGMATANGRPQRAAILQLHADALDIAVTP, from the coding sequence GTGAGCCCGCGCTCCGGCACGGCCGACGTGGCGCTGGACGGCGGCGAGCGCCGCCTCACGTTCGCCGAACTGGAAGCCGAAGCGGACCGACTGGCGGAACGGCTGCGGGCGGAAGGGACTCGCGTCCTCGCCACCCTGATGGACAACTCGCCCGCCTGGGTGGTGGCCGACCTGGCGGCGGCGCGGGCGCAGGCGGTGCATGTGCCGCTGCCGGTGTTCTTCGCGCCCGGGCAGATCGACCATGCCGTGCGCGCCGCCGGCGTGGACACCGTGCTGACACCGCCGGCTTTCGCCGCGCGCTGGCCGCAGGGTGCGGCTTCGGGCCTGGCGGTTGCGGGCCAGCCACTGTCGGTCGTGCGTCTGCCGGTGGCGGCCGCCCCGCCGATGCCGGCGGGCACGGCCAAGATCACCTTCACCTCCGGCACCACCGGCGCGCCCAAGGGCGTGTGCCTCGGTGCCGACGCCATGCGCCGGGTGGCCGAGGGCCTCGTCGAGGCCATGGCGCCGCTCGACGTCCGCCGCCACCTCTGCGCGCTGCCGTTCGCGGTGCTGCTGGAGAACGTCGCGGGCGTGATGGCGCCTCTGCTGCGCGGCGCCACCTGCGTCACGCTGCCCCTGCAGCAGCTGGGCCTGGACGGTTCGTCGGGCTTCGATGCGGCCCGCTTCCATGCCTGCACGGTGGCGCAGCAGCCGCACAGCCTCATCCTGCTGCCGCAGATGCTGCGCGCCTGGTCCGGCTACCTGCTGCACAGCGGCCAGCGCGCGCCGGACTCGCTGAAGCTGGTGGCCGTGGGCGGCGCGGCGGTGGGCGCCCGGCTGCTCCACGACGCGCGCGCGCTCGGCATCCCGGCCTTCGAGGGCTACGGCCTGTCCGAGGGTGCCTCCGTGCAGACGCTCAACCTGCCGGGGCACGATCGTCCCGGCACGGCCGGCCGTGCGCTGCCGCATGCGCAGCTGCGCATCGCGCCGGACGGCGAAGTGGAGGTGGCGGGCAGCCTGTTCCTCGGCTACCTCGGCGACGCCACGGCGCCGCCGCGATGGTGGCCCACGGGCGACCTGGGCCGCATCGACGCCGACGGCTACCTTCACATCAGCGGCCGCAAGAAGCATCTTCTGATCACCGCCTTCGGCCGCAACGTGTCCCCCGAATGGGTCGAGACGGCCCTGCGCGGCGAGCATGCCATCGCGCAGGCCGTGGTGTTCGGCGACGCCCAGCCGGCGCTGAGCGCCGTGCTCTGGCCGGTGCGGGCCGACGCGAGCGACGTGCAACTGCAGGCCGCGGTCGATGCCGCCAACGCCACGCTGCCCGACTATGCCCGCATCCGGCGCTGGGCACGGGGCCGGGCGAGCTTCGATGCCGCTTCCGGCATGGCCACGGCCAACGGCCGTCCGCAACGCGCGGCCATCCTGCAGTTGCATGCCGATGCCCTCGACATCGCCGTCACACCCTGA
- a CDS encoding response regulator produces the protein MRLLIVEDDPLLGDALAAGLRQLGHAVDWFGSGGQADSALSGASFDALVLDLGLPGGDGMTWLRRWRDRGLKLPLLILTARDGVEQRVAGLDAGADDYLVKPITIDELAARLRALVRRAAGRAQPVWQHGALEYDPARKLVLWKGEPVDLTGRELALLEALLAQPQRVLSKAHLQEKLYDWSGTEPEGNVLEVHIHHLRRKIDPGIVRTVRGVGYALGSGQPSP, from the coding sequence ATGCGCTTGCTGATTGTCGAAGACGACCCCCTGCTCGGCGACGCGCTGGCCGCCGGCCTGCGCCAGCTCGGCCATGCCGTCGACTGGTTCGGCAGCGGCGGCCAGGCCGACTCGGCCCTGTCCGGCGCCTCGTTCGATGCATTGGTGCTGGACCTGGGGCTTCCGGGCGGCGACGGCATGACCTGGCTGCGCCGCTGGCGCGATCGGGGGCTGAAGCTGCCGCTGCTCATCCTGACGGCGCGCGACGGCGTCGAACAGCGCGTCGCCGGCCTCGACGCCGGGGCCGACGACTACCTCGTCAAACCCATCACCATCGACGAGCTCGCCGCCCGCCTGCGCGCGCTCGTGCGCCGCGCCGCCGGCCGCGCCCAGCCGGTCTGGCAGCACGGCGCGCTCGAGTACGACCCCGCCCGGAAACTGGTGCTCTGGAAAGGCGAACCCGTCGACCTGACCGGGCGCGAACTGGCGCTGCTCGAGGCGCTCCTGGCGCAGCCCCAGCGCGTGCTCTCGAAAGCGCATCTGCAGGAAAAGCTCTATGACTGGAGCGGCACGGAACCCGAAGGCAATGTCCTCGAGGTCCACATCCATCACCTGCGGCGCAAGATCGACCCGGGCATCGTGCGGACCGTGCGCGGTGTGGGTTATGCGCTCGGATCCGGCCAGCCGTCGCCATGA
- a CDS encoding YeeE/YedE family protein — translation MTVLTSFLAGLVFGLGLIVSGMANPAKVLGFLDLGGRWDPSLAFVMGGAIAVGAVAFAVARRRTVSFLGAAMRLPTARTVDRRLAVGSVLFGIGWGVAGFCPGPGLVAAGMGEAKALVFVAAMLAGMAGYELIERSRSRPADMPSAPGDAAP, via the coding sequence ATGACGGTCCTCACTTCATTCCTTGCCGGCCTCGTGTTCGGCCTCGGCCTGATCGTTTCCGGCATGGCCAACCCCGCCAAGGTGCTCGGCTTCCTGGACCTGGGCGGGCGCTGGGACCCCTCGCTTGCCTTTGTGATGGGCGGCGCGATCGCCGTCGGAGCCGTCGCGTTCGCGGTGGCTCGGCGGCGCACGGTCTCCTTCCTCGGCGCCGCCATGCGGCTGCCGACCGCGCGCACGGTCGATCGCCGCCTGGCCGTGGGCAGCGTCCTGTTCGGCATCGGCTGGGGCGTGGCCGGCTTCTGCCCCGGCCCCGGCCTGGTGGCTGCCGGCATGGGCGAGGCCAAGGCGCTGGTCTTCGTCGCCGCGATGCTCGCGGGCATGGCGGGCTACGAGCTGATCGAGCGCAGCAGATCCCGCCCCGCGGACATGCCGAGCGCTCCGGGGGATGCAGCGCCATGA
- a CDS encoding thermostable hemolysin, translated as MFMSLSSRTRMVEPPAGVPVTPPAEFAVHERQDPRRAAVEDFIRGIYARRFGAQVTHFAPRLVSLRRNGELVAAAGYRSAAHGVLFLEHYLPSPVEVLLAGCAGGRPAREDIVEVGHLAASRAGEGRQLIQQLAPHLAAEGFEWIVGTVTQELRKMLVRLGVVPLTLGAAEASALGTEAVRWGSYYDHHPVVLASHLRLALRRHQARRSPAPGAQA; from the coding sequence ATGTTCATGTCCCTGTCGTCGCGCACCCGCATGGTCGAGCCGCCAGCCGGCGTTCCCGTCACGCCCCCGGCCGAATTCGCGGTGCACGAGCGCCAGGATCCGCGCCGTGCCGCGGTCGAGGATTTCATCCGCGGCATCTATGCGCGCCGCTTCGGCGCGCAGGTGACGCACTTTGCGCCGCGGCTGGTGAGCCTGCGCCGCAACGGCGAACTCGTCGCCGCGGCCGGCTACCGCAGCGCCGCGCACGGCGTGCTGTTCCTCGAACACTACCTGCCATCGCCCGTCGAGGTGCTGCTCGCCGGATGCGCGGGCGGGCGCCCGGCGCGCGAGGACATCGTCGAGGTCGGGCATCTCGCGGCCAGCCGCGCCGGCGAGGGACGGCAGCTGATCCAGCAGCTGGCGCCGCATCTCGCGGCCGAAGGCTTCGAGTGGATCGTCGGCACCGTGACCCAGGAGCTGCGCAAGATGCTCGTGCGCCTGGGCGTCGTTCCGCTGACGCTCGGGGCGGCCGAGGCGTCCGCATTGGGTACCGAGGCCGTTCGCTGGGGAAGCTACTACGACCACCACCCGGTCGTGCTGGCCTCGCATCTGCGGCTTGCGCTGCGCCGCCACCAGGCGCGCCGGTCCCCGGCGCCGGGAGCGCAGGCGTGA
- a CDS encoding DUF599 family protein yields the protein MSATAAWLAILATAAVLVAYEGARAWAQHRAPHRLARSAHALLREDWFDAVSRHQGSEILSVQTLRNSLMSATMTASTAALGLVGTATLAAPSLREGLGASGWLHLTPRLVSELLLLALLLASLVCSAMAVRYYTHLGFISGMPVECAARQRWNPTGHAYVRRAGSLYGWGLRHLILVAPVLAALLHPLAGPLAALAVTAALWGFDRVDGE from the coding sequence ATGAGCGCCACGGCGGCCTGGCTGGCCATCCTGGCGACGGCCGCGGTGCTGGTCGCCTACGAAGGCGCGCGCGCATGGGCGCAGCATCGCGCCCCGCACCGCCTGGCACGCAGTGCACATGCCTTGCTGCGCGAGGATTGGTTCGACGCCGTGTCGCGGCATCAGGGTTCGGAGATCCTCTCGGTCCAGACGCTGCGCAATTCCCTGATGTCCGCGACGATGACGGCATCGACGGCCGCGCTGGGACTGGTCGGCACCGCGACGCTGGCCGCGCCCTCGTTGCGCGAAGGCCTCGGCGCGTCCGGATGGCTGCATCTCACGCCCCGGCTGGTGTCCGAACTCCTGCTCCTTGCGCTGCTCCTTGCATCGCTGGTGTGCTCTGCCATGGCGGTGCGCTACTACACGCATCTGGGCTTCATCAGCGGCATGCCGGTGGAGTGCGCGGCCCGGCAGCGATGGAACCCGACGGGCCATGCCTACGTGCGCCGCGCAGGCTCGCTGTACGGCTGGGGGCTGCGCCATCTCATCCTCGTGGCACCGGTACTCGCCGCACTGCTGCATCCGCTGGCGGGGCCGCTGGCGGCACTGGCGGTGACAGCCGCACTGTGGGGGTTCGATCGGGTTGACGGGGAGTGA
- a CDS encoding thymidine phosphorylase family protein, with amino-acid sequence MPSHNRLLARRAGIDTYQQPVVYMRSDCAVCRAEGFQSQAQVELIANGRHLFAILHQVSGDWLRNDEIALSEAAWHLMGAAEGEELVVRHPPILDSLAHLRNKVHGGSLDYAALRALMEDVSRGRLADIHLASFVTVCAGRGLGLDETVALTRAMVDVGERIDWGTSPVMDKHCIGGLPGNRTTLLVVPIIAACGLVMPKTSSRAITSAAGTADVMETLAPVDLDLAAMRRVVEREGGCIAWGSAMRVSPADDMLIRVERPLGIDSEGLMVASILSKKAAMGSQRVLIDIPVGPLAKVRSDAAAGQLSRSLVSVGAALGLHVRTVFTDGSQPVGRGVGPALEAMDVMAVLERSADAPSDLRERALLLAGLLLELAGKAATGAGNALARAVLEDGRALARFIAICEAQGGLRVPPKAAHTHCVTAPAAGVVSGIDTRLVARMAKLAGAPRDPAAGASMHVRVQDRVERGQPLFTLHAQSLGELQYALSFVRSQLPVVRVEAAP; translated from the coding sequence ATGCCGTCACACAACCGCCTGCTGGCCCGCCGCGCCGGCATCGACACCTACCAGCAGCCCGTGGTCTACATGCGCAGCGACTGCGCCGTGTGCCGCGCCGAGGGCTTCCAGTCGCAGGCACAGGTCGAGCTGATTGCCAATGGGCGCCATCTGTTCGCGATCCTGCACCAGGTGAGCGGCGACTGGCTGCGCAACGACGAGATCGCGCTGTCGGAGGCGGCCTGGCACCTGATGGGCGCGGCCGAGGGCGAAGAGCTGGTGGTGCGGCACCCGCCGATCCTCGATTCGCTGGCGCACCTGCGCAACAAGGTGCATGGCGGCAGCCTGGACTACGCGGCGCTGCGGGCGCTGATGGAGGACGTGAGCCGCGGGCGCCTCGCCGACATCCACCTGGCCTCCTTCGTGACGGTCTGTGCCGGGCGCGGCCTCGGCCTCGACGAGACCGTGGCGCTGACCCGCGCCATGGTCGATGTCGGGGAGCGCATCGACTGGGGCACGTCGCCCGTGATGGACAAGCATTGCATCGGCGGCTTGCCGGGCAACCGGACCACGCTGCTGGTCGTGCCGATCATCGCGGCCTGCGGCCTGGTGATGCCCAAGACCTCGTCGCGCGCCATCACCTCGGCGGCCGGCACGGCCGACGTGATGGAAACGCTCGCGCCCGTCGACCTGGACCTGGCGGCGATGCGCCGCGTGGTCGAGCGCGAAGGCGGCTGCATTGCGTGGGGAAGCGCCATGCGCGTCAGTCCCGCGGACGACATGCTGATCCGCGTGGAGCGGCCGCTCGGCATCGACAGCGAGGGCCTCATGGTGGCGTCCATCCTCTCCAAGAAGGCCGCGATGGGTTCGCAGCGCGTGCTGATCGACATCCCGGTCGGCCCGCTGGCCAAGGTGCGCAGCGACGCCGCCGCCGGCCAGCTCTCGCGCAGCCTGGTGTCGGTGGGCGCGGCGCTGGGCCTGCATGTGCGCACGGTGTTCACCGACGGCAGCCAGCCGGTCGGCCGCGGCGTCGGCCCGGCGCTCGAGGCGATGGATGTGATGGCGGTGCTCGAACGCTCCGCCGATGCGCCGTCGGACCTGCGCGAGCGCGCGCTCCTGCTGGCCGGGCTGCTGCTCGAGCTGGCGGGCAAGGCGGCGACCGGTGCCGGCAACGCGCTGGCGCGTGCGGTGCTGGAGGACGGGCGCGCGCTCGCACGATTCATTGCGATCTGCGAGGCACAGGGCGGCCTGCGCGTGCCGCCCAAGGCCGCCCACACACACTGCGTGACCGCGCCCGCGGCGGGGGTGGTGTCGGGCATCGACACCCGCCTGGTGGCCCGCATGGCCAAGCTGGCCGGTGCGCCGCGCGATCCGGCCGCAGGAGCCTCGATGCACGTGCGCGTGCAGGACCGCGTCGAGCGCGGCCAGCCGCTCTTCACGCTGCATGCCCAGAGCCTCGGCGAGCTCCAGTACGCGTTGAGCTTCGTGCGCTCGCAACTGCCGGTGGTGCGCGTCGAAGCCGCGCCCTGA
- a CDS encoding PepSY domain-containing protein: MRNLVLAILVLAAPPVRAEDDCDAPSETWQPRSAVRALAERNGWRIDKLKIDDGCYEIKGRDADDRRFKVKLDPATLKVVRMKREHGDRERRHGTPPETPPGAKPGAGIG, encoded by the coding sequence ATGCGAAACCTCGTGCTGGCGATTCTCGTGCTCGCCGCACCGCCCGTGCGCGCTGAAGATGATTGCGACGCCCCCTCCGAGACCTGGCAGCCGCGCAGTGCCGTGCGCGCGCTGGCAGAACGCAACGGCTGGCGCATCGACAAGCTCAAGATCGACGACGGCTGCTACGAGATCAAGGGCCGCGATGCCGACGACCGCCGTTTCAAGGTCAAGCTCGACCCCGCGACGCTCAAGGTCGTCCGCATGAAGCGCGAGCACGGCGATCGCGAACGCAGGCACGGCACACCTCCCGAGACGCCGCCGGGCGCGAAGCCCGGGGCCGGAATCGGCTGA
- a CDS encoding ATP-binding protein: protein MSLQRRLLLYLLVCAPLVWGVALYFSISRARHEVNELYDTELIRLARQVQFTLGPSHPGATPMLPPPPGEGTREAGESDVRDLAVAAWDAQGRLMLADREGVVLPRRREAKGFVDERIDGRTWRVYYLQSFDGTWLVAAGQDAYERDELVYGLTVTQVVPWLLVLPFLLAVMAWAVRRALAPMHQLTAELRRRKADDLQPVPDERAPAELKPLLGAMNGLFARIEQLLVRERRFTADAAHELRTPLAVLRAQWDVVRRAGSAAERAAAEAKLSAGLDRMGRLVTQMLSLSRVESGVTPALTAEVEWPRIVEQAMSDCLATAERRRIELACEWPPRGSHPLPLFGDEHLLTMLLRNLLDNAVRYAPEGSSVVLRIGREHLELENEGEPLSPEQLTRLGERFYRPDGQQEGGSGLGISIVRRIAELHGLELQFGPGAGDRGVKVTLQFDAAHR from the coding sequence GTGAGTCTCCAGCGCCGCCTGCTGCTCTATCTGCTGGTCTGCGCGCCGCTGGTCTGGGGCGTGGCCCTGTACTTCTCCATCAGCCGGGCGCGGCACGAAGTCAACGAGCTGTACGACACCGAACTGATCCGGCTGGCGCGGCAGGTGCAGTTCACGCTGGGCCCCAGCCATCCGGGCGCCACGCCGATGCTGCCGCCCCCGCCGGGCGAAGGCACCCGGGAGGCCGGGGAGTCGGACGTGCGCGACCTGGCCGTGGCGGCATGGGATGCGCAGGGCCGCCTCATGCTCGCGGACCGCGAGGGCGTGGTGCTGCCGCGGCGGCGTGAAGCGAAAGGCTTTGTCGACGAGCGGATCGACGGCCGGACCTGGCGCGTCTACTACCTGCAATCCTTCGACGGTACCTGGCTGGTGGCCGCCGGCCAGGACGCGTACGAGCGCGACGAACTGGTGTACGGCCTTACGGTCACGCAGGTCGTCCCCTGGTTGCTGGTGCTGCCCTTCCTGCTGGCCGTGATGGCCTGGGCCGTGCGCCGCGCATTGGCGCCGATGCACCAGCTCACCGCCGAGCTGCGCCGACGGAAGGCCGACGATCTGCAGCCCGTGCCCGACGAGCGGGCGCCGGCCGAGCTCAAGCCCCTGCTGGGCGCGATGAATGGCCTGTTCGCGCGCATCGAGCAGCTGCTGGTGCGCGAGCGCCGCTTCACCGCCGATGCCGCGCACGAACTGCGCACGCCGCTGGCCGTGCTGCGCGCCCAGTGGGACGTGGTGCGCCGCGCCGGCAGCGCGGCCGAACGCGCCGCCGCCGAGGCCAAGCTCAGCGCCGGGCTCGACCGCATGGGACGGCTGGTGACGCAGATGCTCTCACTGTCACGCGTGGAGTCCGGCGTCACCCCGGCCTTGACCGCCGAGGTGGAGTGGCCGCGGATCGTCGAGCAGGCCATGAGCGATTGCCTGGCGACGGCCGAGCGCCGCCGCATCGAGCTGGCCTGCGAATGGCCTCCCCGGGGGTCTCATCCCTTGCCTCTCTTCGGCGACGAGCATCTGCTGACGATGCTGCTGCGCAACCTGCTCGACAACGCGGTTCGCTATGCACCTGAAGGTTCGAGCGTGGTGCTGCGCATCGGGCGCGAGCACCTGGAGCTCGAGAACGAAGGCGAGCCGCTGTCGCCCGAACAGCTCACGCGGCTGGGCGAGCGCTTCTACCGGCCCGACGGCCAGCAGGAAGGCGGCAGCGGCCTGGGGATTTCGATCGTGCGGCGCATCGCCGAGCTGCACGGCCTCGAGCTGCAGTTCGGCCCCGGCGCCGGCGACCGGGGGGTGAAGGTGACACTGCAGTTCGATGCGGCGCACCGCTGA
- a CDS encoding TenA family transcriptional regulator: MSFHDRLVQQTHDARASLLGTPIIQGCLRGEVSLPSYLAFLREAYHHVRHTVPLLQACKAALPARNAWLRGPLDEYVEEERGHDEWILDDIRAAGGDAQAVRDGPPGHATEVMVAYAYDTIARRNPLGFFGMVHVLEGTSVSLALMAADQIQKPLQLPDAAFTYLRSHGTLDREHTAHFELLMDQVEDAQDQADIVHAARAFYRLYGDVFRSLPLPSAGTGAGGHP, from the coding sequence ATGAGTTTCCATGACCGACTGGTCCAACAGACCCACGACGCGCGGGCGAGCCTGCTCGGCACGCCCATCATCCAGGGCTGCCTGCGCGGCGAGGTCTCGCTGCCGAGCTACCTGGCCTTTCTGCGCGAGGCCTACCACCACGTGCGCCACACCGTGCCCCTGCTGCAGGCCTGCAAGGCGGCATTGCCGGCACGCAATGCGTGGCTGCGGGGGCCTCTGGACGAGTACGTGGAGGAAGAGCGGGGCCATGACGAATGGATCCTCGACGACATCCGCGCCGCCGGCGGCGATGCGCAAGCCGTGCGCGACGGACCGCCCGGCCATGCCACGGAGGTCATGGTGGCCTACGCCTACGACACCATCGCGCGGCGCAATCCGCTCGGCTTCTTCGGCATGGTGCATGTGCTCGAGGGCACGAGCGTGTCGCTGGCGCTGATGGCGGCCGACCAGATCCAGAAGCCGCTGCAGTTGCCCGATGCCGCGTTCACCTATCTGCGCTCGCACGGCACGCTGGACCGCGAGCACACCGCGCATTTCGAGCTGTTGATGGACCAGGTCGAGGATGCGCAGGACCAGGCGGACATCGTCCATGCCGCGCGGGCCTTCTACCGCCTGTACGGCGACGTGTTCCGCAGCCTGCCACTGCCGAGCGCAGGCACCGGCGCCGGGGGGCATCCATGA
- a CDS encoding SDR family oxidoreductase, with the protein MKVAEARVLLTGASGGIGQAAATQLVNAGASVMLVGRSPARLAAQARALVRDCGVPRPRVEWYAADLTRVASLAGIAEVASGWGCNVLVHNAGVSGFGRVESLAANDMAQVLHLNLLVPMLLTQALLPHLRSLPRAQIVCVGSVLGRLGLPGFSVYCASKFGLRGFAESLRRELGDTQVRVQYLGPRTTRTEFNNAEVESYNEATGTATDRPDIPAKALLQLVESEAAECFLGFPEKLAVRLNGLAPELLDGAFDKHRRALPPRVPPAQPFLECPDTPGVSDEADSHSLLHSVH; encoded by the coding sequence ATGAAGGTCGCCGAAGCCCGGGTGCTGCTGACGGGCGCGAGCGGCGGCATCGGCCAGGCCGCCGCCACGCAGCTGGTGAATGCCGGCGCATCGGTGATGCTGGTCGGGCGGTCTCCGGCCCGGCTGGCGGCGCAGGCCCGCGCCCTGGTGCGCGACTGCGGCGTGCCCCGGCCCCGGGTGGAGTGGTACGCAGCCGACCTGACGCGCGTCGCCAGCCTGGCGGGCATTGCCGAGGTGGCCTCCGGCTGGGGCTGCAACGTGCTGGTTCACAACGCGGGCGTATCGGGCTTCGGCCGCGTCGAATCGCTGGCCGCCAACGACATGGCGCAGGTGCTGCACCTCAACCTGCTGGTGCCGATGCTGCTGACCCAGGCCCTGCTGCCCCATTTGCGCAGCCTGCCGCGGGCGCAGATCGTCTGCGTGGGTTCGGTGCTGGGACGCCTCGGCCTGCCGGGCTTCAGCGTGTACTGCGCCAGCAAGTTCGGGTTGCGCGGATTCGCGGAATCGCTGCGCCGCGAACTCGGCGATACGCAGGTGCGCGTGCAGTACCTCGGCCCGCGCACCACGCGCACCGAATTCAACAACGCCGAGGTGGAAAGCTACAACGAGGCCACGGGCACGGCGACGGACCGGCCCGACATCCCCGCGAAGGCGCTGCTGCAGCTCGTCGAGAGCGAGGCCGCCGAGTGCTTCCTGGGCTTTCCCGAGAAGCTGGCCGTCCGGCTCAACGGGCTCGCGCCAGAGTTGCTGGACGGCGCCTTCGACAAGCACCGCCGCGCCCTGCCGCCGCGCGTGCCGCCGGCGCAGCCTTTCCTTGAGTGCCCCGACACGCCGGGCGTTTCCGACGAAGCCGATTCCCATTCGCTGCTGCACAGCGTGCACTGA